From Solea solea chromosome 20, fSolSol10.1, whole genome shotgun sequence, one genomic window encodes:
- the myclb gene encoding protein L-Myc-1b, translating into MPGINSTAPRYENWDMDHLDHYQHYFYDDHDPDEDFFTSTAPSEDIWKKFELVPTPPMSPIRAVEGSGRVGLLCPSLGDKLEWVSQFLGQEDDHNPQQQDLPLKLTAANDSFGNLSSIIIQDCMWSGFSAGQQLERVMGERCAPCPGTAAAAATATKVAASNLACAVASPARAQCAPADVQALGGLAADCVDPAAVLTFPLTGGCKRQVSSGSESHSYSSDDEDDKDDDDDDDDDDEEEIDVVTVEHKQQQQQQQQRKPRRLVNSRKPVTITVRADPLDPGMKRFHISIHQQQHNYAAPSPDTLPPPAEPPRKRVRQEASTQVTQPHQNSHYHQPRPGHAPLNLDTRKSHVTVAGVRSESPNLGATSPTSSTLPSSPLSSSSSSSSSSSHSQSSPSKPHSLSHLSSPQSSDCEDTDKRKAHNFLERKRRNDLRSRFLSLRDEIPGLADCPKTPKVAILTRATEYLQQLHVNERQKAQERKQLKARQLQLLQRLAQLKRS; encoded by the exons ATGCCGGGCATCAACTCCACCGCACCTCGTTATGAAAACTGGGACATGGACCACCTCGACCATTACCAACATTATTTCTACGACGACCACGACCCGGACGAGGATTTCTTCACGTCCACGGCGCCCAGCGAGGACATATGGAAGAAATTCGAGCTGGTGCCGACCCCGCCCATGTCCCCCATCCGGGCGGTAGAGGGGTCGGGCAGAGTCGGACTGCTCTGCCCGTCACTGGGGGACAAGCTGGAGTGGGTTTCTCAGTTCTTGGGTCAAGAGGACGACCACAATCCGCAGCAGCAGGACCTGCCTTTAAAGCTGACCGCTGCCAATGACTCTTTCGGGAACTTGAGCTCCATCATCATCCAGGACTGCATGTGGAGCGGCTTCTCCGCGGGCCAGCAGCTGGAGAGAGTTATGGGGGAGCGCTGCGCCCCCTGTCCCGGGACAGCGGCGGCTGCGGCCACCGCCACCAAAGTCGCTGCGTCTAATTTAGCGTGCGCTGTTGCGTCCCCGGCGAGGGCGCAGTGTGCGCCCGCGGACGTGCAAGCTCTCGGCGGCTTGGCGGCGGACTGCGTGGACCCCGCTGCGGTGCTCACTTTCCCTTTAACTGGCGGATGCAAGAGACAAGTGTCCTCTGGCTCCGAGTCTCACAGCTACTCCTCAG ATGACGAAGATGacaaggatgatgatgatgatgatgatgatgatgacgaagagGAGATTGACGTGGTGACCGTGGAGcacaagcagcagcaacaacagcagcagcagcgcaaaCCCCGGCGACTGGTCAACTCCCGTAAGCCTGTGACCATAACGGTGCGCGCTGACCCCCTCGACCCCGGCATGAAGCGTTTCCACATCTCCATCCACCAACAGCAGCACAACTATGCCGCCCCATCACCGGACACTCTCCCCCCACCTGCTGAGCCGCCCCGGAAGAGGGTGCGGCAGGAGGCCTCCACCCAGGTGACCCAGCCGCACCAGAACTCTCATTACCACCAGCCCCGGCCCGGCCATGCCCCTCTGAACTTGGACACTAGAAAGTCTCATGTGACTGTGGCTGGGGTTAGGTCAGAGTCGCCTAACCTCGGCGCCACCTCTCCTACCTCCTCCACATTgccttcatctcctctctcctcctcctcctcctcctcctcgtcctcctcccaTTCCCAAAGCTCTCCCTCAAAGCCCCACTCCCTCTCCCACCTCTCCAGCCCCCAGTCGTCCGACTGCGAGGACACGGACAAGCGCAAGGCGCACAACTTCCTGGAGCGCAAGCGGCGGAACGACCTGCGCTCGCGCTTCCTGTCCCTGCGGGACGAGATCCCCGGCCTCGCGGACTGTCCCAAGACTCCCAAGGTCGCGATCCTGACCCGAGCGACGGAgtacctgcagcagctgcacgTCAACGAGAGGCAGAAGGCTCAGGAGAGGAAGCAGCTGAAAGCcaggcagctgcagctgctgcagaggctgGCGCAGCTGAAGCGATCCTGA